The genomic segment agaattattgtttaaaaaatactatACTTAAATTTGTTTCTAAACAATTTGAAATAAGTAACTATTagattacaaaatatttttaaaattttaaatatttgtttacttATCTTCGATCGTGTGATGCGGAAAGAGGATGATTTGGTAGTGATTACTCTTTTGGCTGTGTAATGTGGGAAAGAGATTCCCTTCGCCCGTGTGATGCGGGTAGATGATGGTTTGGTAATGATGACTCTTTTGGCCGTGTGATGCGGAAAATAGATTCTTTTTGGTCGTGTGATACAGAAAGAGGGTGTCGTGTGACTCGTAATGAATTGGCTGTGATGATTAAGTGGTGTGGTGGTGTAGAGGAAATAGACCACTAAGTTGTGATGATAATGTTGTGATGTTGATGTTTTGATGTTAATGTTATGATGATATGtgtttataatttagttattatgTGTTTAAAACGTTATTGTATATTATGTGTTATGATATTTTTGGTTGCTCACCCTTGCATATTATAGTTGTagtttccacctacgatgatcatATTTGTACGAGAGTAGATGACGTTGCAGATTAAGATCAGATCAAACTAGTTAACGAAAGTTGGGATTTAAGTTCGgagatttattattgttttctattattgAAAAGTTTTCAGACTTagtatttttaatgtaaaagagATATTATGAGATTTCGAGACATCATTTATGATctgtgttttgaaaaaaaaaaatataccatGACATCTCCAAAATTGggtgttacattttttttttccataataactaaaataatattatgtgggacaaataagaaaaataacttgCATTTCTTATGCAGTCAAAACTAGACAAGCCAGACTACATTTCTATCCTTAAACTTACCTTTAATTATCTCTACTactagtaataattttttactaatgCGTATCTATCCAAGTTTTTGGCATTAGCTCCCTCTAATTTTTCAtgattttcttctctctttttattgcatgtatttatttcaaaataaatttcaatggAGCTTTTAGATTTGTGATTTTGATGTAAAActgtttaacttttattatttgcCTTAACAAAGTGAGTCTAAGGTGTGATATAAAAACAAGACTATGATtaaagtaatgaaaaaaaaatggaatcaaATGAAATAGAGGAAAGCTTTATCATGCTATTTAGATTGAATATATCTCAACTGAATGAAATATagtttatctttaatttaaattttgtttttctttctcttcaaatTCAAAGAGTACgaagttaaattatttatttaaactatataaataaGACGGGATTTCAAACTCTATAAATGCACATGCATTCAATTAGAAAAGAATACTGAAATTTATACTTATTCTCTTATACGTTAAATTGTTTtgaattcattcattcattatattatctatttaatttaaactttttattccATCACTTTAGTTTAACTAattataagttttctttttcacaatttaatttacttcactttttttttctttcattaatttttaaatcgaaACTAAGAAAAACATTAGGACACCCTAAATTAGCAAAGAGAACCTATCTATCTTAACTTTTAATCCTATTtacatttttcaatatatatttaggATTTCACACCGTAcgccatctttttctttttttcgttTGTTAGTTTATAAGTGATATGAATAATAAGCCcgttttatttttacaatagtacttttttctttttttatctttacccatctaaatttttgtttcttacAAAAATACACTTTTATATATGTTCTTATGCAATactttattaattgtttattgAATTATATGCCTATATCCCTCTCTCCACGCATACATTATATTTTAgcaaatataaaacttaaaaagtgACAAGTGACACGAAACATTCTTGTCCTATAATATCATAATCAGCAATATATCCCATTTTTACCCTTCCACCTGTTTATCCTTATCAGATATaataatgacatttttttattatgagaaAGTACTCAATGatactaaaatattttcaagattAGCTGATAAAATAAgcttaattctttttaataattaaataactattatCAGTCTGTCTCACTTAATAatctacttatatatatatatatatatatatatatatatatatatatatgtatgtatgtatatatatatatatacatatatatatatatatatgtatatatatatatatatatatatatatatatatatatatatatgtatgtatatatatatatatgtatgtatgtatactTTTTCTAACTACACAGCAGATCATAGGACTATACATACCAGTGCGCCAATTGCAGAAAGGGTATTATCCCTCACGTGACATTATGCATGCTGGTGCCACTAGAATTTGATCCTTATATTCTATATTCATGATTCAATTTCATTACACACAATATGCACATAGTATAAGAGACCTTATCTTATAAAACTTAGactatgatattttattaatttattacataaagTATTTGTACTTGTATACAATCCAATAATTTGTCAGAGTAAGGAGATTAATTTGACGATAGGCCATGCCTGACATGTGTCATGTCCATGGCCTTATAATGAGTTTCAAATGATCCTCTTCGTCTCTTGCCCTCCAATTTTACCTTCCATTTTCTACTTATCTCCCCCCCACCTTGCTATCCGTGAACCAAACGTTATCTCACTTCGTCTTTGCTTTGTATGCACATACCCTTTACAAAGTTCTTCATAAATCTTCATTTTACTCTTCCATAAGCAGAAAAGGTGCCTTTTTTTTACACTTCTTCTGAGACTTTCTGTGCTGTGCTGCCATGGCTGTGACACACTTCAACCCCACTTGCTCAAAACCCCGTCTTCACTCATCCCAGCTCTCTTTCCTATCAAGGACTCTCCCCATACACCGCCACTGTTCTTTTGCGCCACTTCATAGAACTCAACATGCTAGGATTTCCTGCTCTGTTGCCCCGAAGTGAGTaactttattgttttctttcaacattttCAGCTTTCTGGTTCTGGGTCTGATTGAATTTTCCTCCTTTGACTTCCCAGTGAAGTGCAGGTGCCAGCTGTGACAACCCTGGATCCTAAGGGTAAGGCTGAGTGCTATGGTGTCTTCTGCCTTACCTATGATTTGAGGGCTGTGAGTGTCCCTTCCCCTCTCTTCTGTATTTCAACCATGTGTATTTGTTAGTTTTAGCCTGTCTTAATCAAATAGCATGTTTTGTGTTGTCCACGATTCTTAGTGGGTGAGTTCCTCACTACAGATTGATTTATGCAGTTTTCTGAGAGGTTTGTTTGTTACTTTGGAGCAGAAATTTGTTAGATGTATCAGTACTGGTGTCAGTCAATATGTGCATGTTGATGCATAATTTCCTTCGCTGTATTTATTTAGGTTTATATACATAGAACTAGATTGGTGTAGCTCTGTATTTGACTGTTCTTGTTTTGATTCCttttattttgttaagtttGGTCTATATATAACTGTTTAAACACCAATACACAGCCAAAAGGCATAGGTAACATTATTAGTTATCTTCCATACCAAAACTGTGCTAGGCCGATCTGTCAAAATGTAGAATTTAATCATTGTCTACATTGCAGAGTATGCTTTGTTTTGTAAatctcttttctctttccaatttttaatttttatgttcaatttaatttacaatCTAATTTCAGTAAAGAAATATACTCAACATGAACAATTAATGTATTGATGTTATTTATTATGAGATGTTTGAAAGAGGGTAGAGGATAAATATGTGTGCATATGAAACTAATGGCTCTTTTAAGTTATTACAGTTAAATTTGTTAATCTGAGCTGTATGTGTCGTTAAAATATTTGACCAATATTTTTGCAGGAAGAAGAGACAAGATCCTGgaagaaattaattaacattGCAGTGTCAGGTGCTGCTGGAATGATTGCAAATCATCTACTTTTCAAAGTGAGTATATCTTGGATTTAAATAAGAATTGTGTCAATGAAGCACATCAGATGTTCaacttatcattttttttttttattttatctatttgcAATAATGTTTTTACCATATCAGTACTCTCTGATTGAACTTTGGGTAGTCAATGCACCAGTGGGCTAAAGTTTTGTCGTTGCTGTTGTATCATTACACTGAGATTAGGATCTTTAAAGTCATTGAAATGATAATAGATGCATATCATAATTTCTGATCTGTTTGATGTTGCTGAATAAGTTGTTCTGTAGCCATTTCAAAACTggattttttttgcttttcattgattgatgaatttattgtgaTGGACCACATACATTGAATCAACATTACTTTGTATTGTTGACCATATGTGTGCAACACTTTGAGTTGGAATTAGTTTACTCTTGATACTGTCATCTCTTCTCTAAACAAATTGAAAGCCACTACTATATACAAAATTTGAGCTTTATAGTTTGAAGATTTATTGGAATCACCGCATTCTTGTATCTTTGTTGTTTCATGAAATAGAAACTGAATTTAGCATGAAAGCAAAATTGAATGTAAGGTGAGTGCtcaacataattttattttgcatGTGCTATGAGAATTTTACATAAGACCTACCTTGAATGATCACACAATAGTGTTGGACTCTAGAGCCTGAGTTGATTTATTGTGTCAGCTTGCATCTGGTGAAGTTTTTGGTCCTGATCAACCTGTTGCTCTCAAGTTACTGGGATCAGAACGGTCAATCCAAGCTCTTGAAGGTTAGCTTTCTGCATATGGTAAATATGACATCGGTTTTTGGTAACCTTGGTATATAAACTTGGTATCTATCTGTTATTAGTTGTATATCTTCCACCTATAATAGGAGAAACTGACCCATCCTTATCCATTCCGACTCTTTTGTGGCTATAAAAAAACTGTAGAAAACTAACTAAAGGTGAATGGTGCATCAGTGTCGCAAAGCTGTAGAAACTCTTCCTTACTAGACATTAATATGAAACTATCTGGCCCATGAATAAAGCAAGAATACGAAAATTGGAGAATTGTGAATGGTGCATCAGTATGTTATGATAAGAGATAAATAAAGGCAAAGCATCAATCAGCAAATTCAACTTACCCAGTGAACACCTTTATCATAAGGTATACAATTCTAAGGGAAAAAAATAACATAGCCTGTACATTAAAAACCTTTTCCACTGAAGTTACGTGCACAGAGAGTTTTACTGTCATTTATGTTATGAGTACTTCTAGTTCTGTGATCTTTCGgtctttcttttctatctttcaaTGAATGTCTGGGGAATAAAAAGGTTGTAAAATTATGGAGCAGGCAAGGTGTGGAAGCAAGTTTCTGTGGTTTAGGTTGAACTTTTAAATGTCCAAAGTGGTTCTTTGATttacatttcaaattttcaacatACATAACAAGGAATAAAAGAGTCATccaacaatttttaataaatacactGCTGCTGTCTATTCACAGATTTGGGGAAGGATTGTATTCTTGTGTAGTGATGCCTTTGCATGCCTGCTTTTACTGAAAAAAAGGGAGAGTGAGTGGTTCAGCCTCTGTCACACCAATTTATTTTCCTGTCAACAAAACTTTCAGCTTACCATCAAACTTCTCTTTCTTACTCTACTGCCCTCCAATGGTTCTTCCCATTTAAGAAGACCTAAGGTCTTATTAGCATCTGCTACTGAGAGATATGAGAAATTCAACCAATAATAGGAATATGAGTATAACTTCACTTGAATTTGACTTGTCAGGTCAGAGTAGCTAATGTATTGTTTCTGTTATGCTTTTAAATGAAACAAGATACACCTTAATCTTGAGTATTATAACACAGACTGATGTTTTTCATTCTTAATGTTCTAATTCAACTTGCAGGTGTTGCAATGGAACTGGAGGACTCTTTGTTTCCTTTGTTAAGGGAGGTGAGTATTGGTATTGATCCTTATGAAGTGTTCCAAGATGCAGAATGGGCTCTGCTAATAGGTGCAAAGCCTCGAGGACCTGGAATGGAGCGAGCAGACTTGTTAGACATAAATGGACAGATTTATGCAGCGCAGGTAAAATGGTGTTCAAATTAAAACCACACTTCTTACTTTCTGCTAAACTGCATTTAGTTATACTGACATTATACGTTATTACAACAGGGAAGAGCACTAAATGCCGTGGCCTCCCGCAATGTCAAAGTTATAGTAGTGGGAAACCCTTGCAATACAAAGTAAGCTTCGCTTTCTATGCATAAACATGAAGTTCCAAGTTGTGTCTGTTTATGTTAATGTTCATCTGAATTTAAATGCAGTGCATTAATATGCTTGAAGAATGCTCCTAACATTCCTGCAAAAAATTTCCATGCTTTGACTCGCTTAGACGAGAACAGAGCAAAATGTCAGGTAACAAAGTTTATAGATTTCatcttaaagttttttttttaccatagaAAACTAACATCTATCTTCTGTGTATTGTATCAATAAAATTCACAGCTAGCCCTCAAGGCAGGTGTCTTCTATGATAAAGTGTCAAATGTGACAATATGGGGAAACCACTCAACTACTCAGGTCATTGAAGGATCATTACCAGAATAATGAGCATGAACTGGATTTCTGTAACTATCTTTTATGACACGGTTTACCTGTTATCATATTAATAGGTCCCCGACTTCTTAAATGCTAAAATTGATGGTTTGCCAGTCAAAGAGGTGGTTAAGGATCATAGGTGGTTGGAGGAAGAGTTCACTGAAAAGGTTCAAAAGGTAATGTAATATTTTGTGAGTAGCATTAATAGCTAAACACACGATATAAAAGATATGTAGTTTCATTGTGCTAAAAGCTGACAAGTGATTGTGTGATTGGTAGAGAGGTGGTGCACTTATTCAAAAATGGGGAAGATCATCGGCAGCATCAACTTCTGTATCAATTGTTGATGCCATCCGATCTTTAGTAACTCCTACTCCTGAGGGTGATTGGTTTTCTTCTGGTGTAAGTTGATATCACTGAATGACCTCATGTTCTGGTgtagtgaaaataaaattagcTTACATCTCTGGAATATGCCATTTCAAAACTTAATTGAAGGGCCAAAAACCAATTCTTTTCTTACAAATTTAAACATGCCGCAACCTTCATTAATCatttgttctctttttattcTTAGTTAGTGTTTACCATACAGTTAGTATTTCAATCTCAAATTTTGCAATTGTAATGCCAGGTATATAGCAATGGAAATCCTTATGGAATAGCTGAGGGTATTGTTTTCAGTATGCCATGTCGATCAAAGGTAAGCTTGTTTACTGcattcttttcattctttttaacTTCTAAAACTTGCTTTGTTCCTCCTATGATGAAAGCCTTTATCCATTAGGGCGATGGTGATTACGAACTTGTGAAGGATGTCATATTTGATGACTACCTCCGGCAGCGGATAAAAAAGGTAAGGATGGAAATtcatacattatatatatatatatatatatatatatatatatatatatatacagattATCTTTTATTCATGTGTGCCTTAGCCATATTTATTAGAATGTtgagataaaataagaaattaagtTCTTTAAATGATATAAACTTCTCATAAAAGCTAAAAAAATGCAGTGAAAATATGGATTGAACACATAACCATCAAATCTTCAGTCCAACACTCTCCCAACTGAGCTATACCCACTTATAATCTACCATGttagattttttaattaattgcaAGCTATCAGGGAGCTCATGTTTGAGGGTGAAATTAGTTACCATTTTAAAATTAGAcatgttatcaaaatttaatcatattagGTAAACCATTGGTTCTGATATCATTGTTAGGTCTTTTAAAGAGATATATACTAAAGAGGTTCGGTATTGATGAGTCATGAGCAAATCTGTATAACAAATTTGATACTATGAGTTTATAAGTCGTCTTTCTTATTATATATCTCATTTCTACTTAATGTAAGATTCAGACTCAAACTTAAATTCTTAACAATATTTTGCAGACTGAAGCTGAGTTGTTGGCTGAGAAGAGATGTGTGGCTCACCTAACGGGCGAGGTAAACATCATatcttaatattattagttatttatgCTTATATTCATGTGAAACTTATAAACTCTGTCATCTTAGGGAATTGCTGTTTGTGATCTACCTGGTGATACCATGCTCCCAGGAGAAATGTAACAAGCCTTCCTCCTTAATGCCAAAGCAGATACTGAAATTGGTGTCTTATAAGGTACTAGTTAGGGAATCAATAAATACAATGTTTTTATTGTGAATCATGATGGGATACCTTggtaagttttatatttatctctAAAAAGAGTCCATTTTGATTCCTTAACAAGTGGCTTAGGACATGGGTTAGCATTCTCTTGTTGGAATAAAATCACAATAATTGATGTAGAAGTATGGGATATGAATGTAAGAAATGAATAAGTAATATCAATAAGAAGAGTTTGGAAACatt from the Vigna angularis cultivar LongXiaoDou No.4 chromosome 3, ASM1680809v1, whole genome shotgun sequence genome contains:
- the LOC108321953 gene encoding malate dehydrogenase [NADP], chloroplastic, with protein sequence MAVTHFNPTCSKPRLHSSQLSFLSRTLPIHRHCSFAPLHRTQHARISCSVAPNEVQVPAVTTLDPKGKAECYGVFCLTYDLRAEEETRSWKKLINIAVSGAAGMIANHLLFKLASGEVFGPDQPVALKLLGSERSIQALEGVAMELEDSLFPLLREVSIGIDPYEVFQDAEWALLIGAKPRGPGMERADLLDINGQIYAAQGRALNAVASRNVKVIVVGNPCNTNALICLKNAPNIPAKNFHALTRLDENRAKCQLALKAGVFYDKVSNVTIWGNHSTTQVPDFLNAKIDGLPVKEVVKDHRWLEEEFTEKVQKRGGALIQKWGRSSAASTSVSIVDAIRSLVTPTPEGDWFSSGVYSNGNPYGIAEGIVFSMPCRSKGDGDYELVKDVIFDDYLRQRIKKTEAELLAEKRCVAHLTGEGIAVCDLPGDTMLPGEM